One genomic region from Prunus persica cultivar Lovell chromosome G3, Prunus_persica_NCBIv2, whole genome shotgun sequence encodes:
- the LOC18781737 gene encoding uncharacterized protein LOC18781737 isoform X1, whose product MSDGYYSSKKTDDICDDVCGQQGSQAALSMSRLRCILRGLDFKSYIFLFTVVPLGMFGIYLHGQKISYFLRPLWESPPKPFIDIPHYYHQNVSMETLCRLHGWKIRESPRRVYDAVLFSNEVDMLTIRWNELYPYVTQFVLLESNSTFTGLPKPLIFARNRDKFKFVEPRLTYVTTGGRFKKGENPFYEEAYQRVALDQLLRVAGIEDDDLLIMSDVDEIPSAHTIDLLRWCDDTPPVVHLGLKNYLYSFEYYVDDKSWRASVHRYQTGNTTYAHFRQSDYLLSDAGWHCSFCFRHISEFIFKMKAYSHYDRVRFSHYLNPKRIQDVICKGADLFDMLPEEYTFKEIIGKMGPIPRSYSAVHLPAFILNNAEKYKYLLPGNCKRENG is encoded by the exons ATGTCTGACGGATACTACAGTTCGAAGAAGACTGATGATATCTGCGACGATGTTTGTGGCCAg CAGGGCTCACAAGCAGCATTGAGCATGTCTAGACTCCGATGCATTTTGCGTGGCTTGGATTTCAAGTCTTACATTTTCCTGTTTACGGTTGTTCCATTGGGCATGTTTGGCATATATTTACATGGGCAGAAGATCTCGTATTTTCTAAGACCACTTTGGGAATCTCCTCCAAAGCCTTTCATTGATATCCCACACTACTATCATCAGAACGTGTCAATGGAGACTCTTTGCAGACTTCATGGGTGGAAGATTCGTGAATCACCGAGACGAGTTTATGATGCAGTTCTTTTCAGTAATGAAGTAGACATGCTTACAATCCGATGGAATGAATTGTATCCATATGTGACACAGTTTGTTCTCCTTGAATCCAACTCAACGTTTACTGGCTTGCCCAAGCCATTGATTTTCGCAAGAAACCGGGACAAGTTTAAGTTTGTTGAACCCCGGCTAACTTATGTTACAACTGGAGGAAGATTTAAGAAAGGGGAAAACCCATTTTATGAGGAGGCATATCAGAGAGTGGCACTTGACCAGCTTCTTCGAGTAGCCGGTATAGAAGATGATGACCTCCTGATAATGTCTGATGTTGATGAGATTCCGAGTGCCCACACAATTGATCTATTGAGGTGGTGTGATGACACCCCGCCCGTTGTTCATCTTGGGCTGAAGAATTACTTGTATTCTTTTGAGTATTATGTAGATGACAAGAGCTGGAGAGCATCAGTTCACAGGTACCAGACTGGTAATACTACCTATGCACACTTTAGACAGAGCGACTACCTTTTGTCCGATGCAGGGTGGCATTGTAGCTTTTGTTTCCGCCATATCAGTGAGTTCATATTCAAGATGAAAGCTTACAGCCACTATGATCGGGTACGGTTCTCTCATTATTTGAACCCGAAAAGGATTCAGGATGTAATATGTAAAGGGGCTGACCTATTTGACATGCTTCCTGAGGAGTACACATTTAAGGAGATCATTGGGAAGATGGGACCTATTCCTAGATCTTACTCAGCTGTTCATCTTCCTGCATTTATACTGAACAATGCTGAGAAGTACAAGTACCTATTGCCTGGAAACTGCAAGAGGGAAAATGGCTGA
- the LOC18781737 gene encoding uncharacterized protein LOC18781737 isoform X2, protein MSDGYYSSKKTDDICDDVCGQGSQAALSMSRLRCILRGLDFKSYIFLFTVVPLGMFGIYLHGQKISYFLRPLWESPPKPFIDIPHYYHQNVSMETLCRLHGWKIRESPRRVYDAVLFSNEVDMLTIRWNELYPYVTQFVLLESNSTFTGLPKPLIFARNRDKFKFVEPRLTYVTTGGRFKKGENPFYEEAYQRVALDQLLRVAGIEDDDLLIMSDVDEIPSAHTIDLLRWCDDTPPVVHLGLKNYLYSFEYYVDDKSWRASVHRYQTGNTTYAHFRQSDYLLSDAGWHCSFCFRHISEFIFKMKAYSHYDRVRFSHYLNPKRIQDVICKGADLFDMLPEEYTFKEIIGKMGPIPRSYSAVHLPAFILNNAEKYKYLLPGNCKRENG, encoded by the exons ATGTCTGACGGATACTACAGTTCGAAGAAGACTGATGATATCTGCGACGATGTTTGTGGCCAg GGCTCACAAGCAGCATTGAGCATGTCTAGACTCCGATGCATTTTGCGTGGCTTGGATTTCAAGTCTTACATTTTCCTGTTTACGGTTGTTCCATTGGGCATGTTTGGCATATATTTACATGGGCAGAAGATCTCGTATTTTCTAAGACCACTTTGGGAATCTCCTCCAAAGCCTTTCATTGATATCCCACACTACTATCATCAGAACGTGTCAATGGAGACTCTTTGCAGACTTCATGGGTGGAAGATTCGTGAATCACCGAGACGAGTTTATGATGCAGTTCTTTTCAGTAATGAAGTAGACATGCTTACAATCCGATGGAATGAATTGTATCCATATGTGACACAGTTTGTTCTCCTTGAATCCAACTCAACGTTTACTGGCTTGCCCAAGCCATTGATTTTCGCAAGAAACCGGGACAAGTTTAAGTTTGTTGAACCCCGGCTAACTTATGTTACAACTGGAGGAAGATTTAAGAAAGGGGAAAACCCATTTTATGAGGAGGCATATCAGAGAGTGGCACTTGACCAGCTTCTTCGAGTAGCCGGTATAGAAGATGATGACCTCCTGATAATGTCTGATGTTGATGAGATTCCGAGTGCCCACACAATTGATCTATTGAGGTGGTGTGATGACACCCCGCCCGTTGTTCATCTTGGGCTGAAGAATTACTTGTATTCTTTTGAGTATTATGTAGATGACAAGAGCTGGAGAGCATCAGTTCACAGGTACCAGACTGGTAATACTACCTATGCACACTTTAGACAGAGCGACTACCTTTTGTCCGATGCAGGGTGGCATTGTAGCTTTTGTTTCCGCCATATCAGTGAGTTCATATTCAAGATGAAAGCTTACAGCCACTATGATCGGGTACGGTTCTCTCATTATTTGAACCCGAAAAGGATTCAGGATGTAATATGTAAAGGGGCTGACCTATTTGACATGCTTCCTGAGGAGTACACATTTAAGGAGATCATTGGGAAGATGGGACCTATTCCTAGATCTTACTCAGCTGTTCATCTTCCTGCATTTATACTGAACAATGCTGAGAAGTACAAGTACCTATTGCCTGGAAACTGCAAGAGGGAAAATGGCTGA